Proteins found in one Drosophila busckii strain San Diego stock center, stock number 13000-0081.31 chromosome 2R, ASM1175060v1, whole genome shotgun sequence genomic segment:
- the LOC108595058 gene encoding uncharacterized protein LOC108595058 — MEVPLSDFNLLDLDRELNARALSIEGSKVERYERLNQARIKEPENIYRPEVPEISKYGATVHMEDFTEVQNFTQPECTRLTSKVHWRLNNVRRTEDGEGLEYFYPDVLSSVEHSKTYMLNMDEFLVRQEPYVMKMFVIFSKRTTGEEQTLCYARCLSAPRSWDENTEEFEFPLVTNDSIANEDVDIGILQTTLMTPANIAKALGYILIELSNKAIDNYVTIVSDHGRFNMPEVVPLIDKNLHIPHLLYDIHDLQRSLQNMFSTDCVRCSMRVAHELFDRLSYEKRLRKICNSKLSKNPEAESLLMEYVNKVPLVMRAMWKFKEHREKCISLLNLNNKLAKLYGAHVQSQLPPITYDDCQAGAGLLQLMVFDALWNLTVEREPIVRLKEVTQAQQQQRLLTTNRSLNFNLIA, encoded by the exons ATGGAAGTGCCACTATCGGATTTCAACTTGCTGGACCTGGATCGGGAGCTTAATGCGCGCGCCTTGAGCATCGAAGGATCCAAAGTGGAGCGCTATGAGCGTTTGAACCAGGCACGCATAAAAGAACCGGAGAATATATACCGGCCCGAAGTGCCGGAAATAAGCAAGTATGGAGCAACCGTGCACATGGAGGACTTCACAGAAGTGCAGAATTTTACGCAGCCCGAGTGTACCCGCTTGACATCAAAAGTGCATTGGAGATTGAATAATGTGCGTCGCACTGAAGATGGCGAAGGCTTGGAATACTTTTACCCAGATGTGCTCAGCAGCGTGGAACACTCAAAAACGTATATGCTGAATATGGATGAGTTTCTGGTGCGCCAAGAACCTTATGTGATGAAG ATGTTTGTCATATTCTCAAAGCGCACAACTGGTGAGGAGCAGACGTTGTGCTATGCTAGATGCCTTTCGGCGCCACGTAGCTGGGATGAGAATACAGAAGAGTTTGAGTTTCCA CTGGTCACAAATGACAGCATAGCCAATGAGGATGTGGACATAGGCATACTGCAGACTACA CTCATGACACCCGCAAATATAGCCAAAGCTTTGGGTTACATACTCATAGAGCTGAGTAACAAAGCTATAGACAACTATGTGACCATTGTAAGCGATCATGGTCGGTTCAACATGCCCGAAGTAGTGCCACTGATTGATAAAAACTTGCACATACCACACTTGCTCTACGACATACACGATCTGCAGCGCAGTCTCCAAAACATGTTCAGCACCGACTGCGTGCGCTGCTCCATGCGTGTAGCCCACGAGTTGTTTGATCGCCTCAGCTATGAGAAGCGGCTGCGCAAGATTTGCAATAGCAAGCTTAGCAAAAACCCGGAGGCCGAGTCACTGCTCATGGaatatgtaaacaaagtgCCGCTCGTTATGCGTGCCATGTGGAAGTTCAAGGAGCATCGGGAGAAGTGCATCTCGCTGCTGAACTTGAATAACAAACTGGCCAAACTGTATGGCGCACATGTGCAAAGCCAGCTGCCGCCCATAACATATGACGACTGCCAGGCGGGCGCAGGACTATTGCAATTGATGGTCTTCGATGCGTTATGGAATTTAACGGTGGAGCGTGAGCCCATCGTAAGATTGAAAGAGGTTAcacaggcgcagcagcaacagcgattATTAACCACAAACcgttcattaaattttaacttaattGCTTAG